The following coding sequences lie in one Paracidovorax avenae genomic window:
- a CDS encoding DUF1795 domain-containing protein, translating into MRYHFQEGHIEAPDHVTDRTVHLLAPTPGTGEMTVAISKDLLEAGETPPEFLQRQLGDLSRQVAKFSRGEVQPATLGAPEQKIGGSKFTVSYKQQGRMVHHVQSLFLLPDSRTVLNLTFSLPVPFTEEHLRQVDGVLASFVLRQ; encoded by the coding sequence ATGCGCTACCACTTCCAAGAAGGCCACATCGAAGCCCCGGACCACGTCACCGACCGCACCGTGCACCTGCTCGCGCCCACACCCGGCACGGGCGAGATGACCGTCGCCATTTCCAAGGACCTGCTCGAGGCCGGCGAAACCCCGCCGGAATTCCTGCAGCGGCAGCTCGGCGACCTGTCGCGGCAGGTCGCCAAGTTCAGCCGGGGCGAGGTGCAGCCGGCCACGCTCGGCGCGCCGGAACAGAAGATCGGCGGCTCGAAATTCACCGTGAGCTACAAGCAGCAGGGGCGCATGGTGCACCACGTGCAGTCGCTGTTCCTGCTGCCTGACAGCCGCACCGTGCTCAATCTCACCTTTTCGCTGCCGGTGCCCTTCACGGAAGAACACCTGCGGCAGGTCGATGGCGTGCTGGCCAGCTTCGTGCTGCGCCAGTGA